From the Bacteroidales bacterium genome, one window contains:
- a CDS encoding bifunctional UDP-N-acetylmuramoyl-tripeptide:D-alanyl-D-alanine ligase/alanine racemase, producing MIPDWTLEKLATFIHGTIYGRGDLPVKRLSIDSRVLTRSGETLFVAIKGEQHDGHNYIAELYSFGIRSFLVSMLPDCQAFPDAGFCYVKDTLLGLQGIANASRLQFDGEVLAITGSNGKTIVKEWLHQCLGERIRIHRSPKSYNSQVGVPLSVWGVDARHELALIEAGISRPGEMEKLQQIIQPDTGIFTNLGTAHQENFNSLEEKLKEKLKLFQGCKKVICRSDVTIASRSLLSYMEELETEIVDWSLGGEARYIYTLTGQTPAQTRVHLKHEDEETDFILPFADDASVENALHVLSYCLERGLPREYMRARMAILEPVSMRLEILQGTGGSMLINDTYNSDTGGVAAALDLMGQQDTNQGRIVILSDLLQSGMEDKVLYSEIASLLRSKELDQFIGIGPALTGQRALFPATSLFYPDTEEFLAQMDRARFNGRTVLIKGSRSYAFERITRELQLKTHQTRLETDLNAMVHNLNHFRSLLSRGVQTMVMVKALTYGSGNIEIARLLQYHQVDYLAVAFIDEGVELRKAGIHLPIMVLNPDPSGFGYMLDYHLEPEIYNLRGVQALHKILHNRGIIGFPVHVKLDTGMHRLGFGEEDLGQLLPWLQEPEIEVSTVFSHLAASGDPDHDRFTEEQINRFNRMSSLLLKETGGSFRRHILNSSGIERFPDAQYDMVRLGIGLHGIGQDSGLKAVSSFKTTISQLRSVQAGETVGYSRSGLLKMPGLIATIPVGYADGFHRSLGNGAGSVYVNGHLAPTIGDICMDMAMIDVTGLDVSEGDTVEMFGKHQSVTLLAKQAGTIPYEILSSVPERVKRVYLQE from the coding sequence ATGATACCCGACTGGACCCTTGAAAAGTTAGCAACATTCATCCATGGGACAATTTATGGAAGAGGGGATCTTCCTGTTAAGAGACTCTCGATCGACAGCCGGGTGCTTACACGGTCGGGAGAGACGCTCTTTGTTGCAATAAAAGGTGAACAGCACGACGGACATAACTATATCGCTGAATTGTACAGTTTTGGGATACGTTCCTTCCTTGTTTCCATGCTGCCCGATTGTCAAGCCTTTCCGGACGCAGGGTTCTGTTATGTGAAGGATACCCTGCTTGGCTTGCAGGGGATTGCAAATGCCAGTAGGCTGCAGTTTGACGGGGAAGTACTGGCTATCACCGGAAGTAATGGAAAGACCATCGTGAAAGAGTGGCTCCATCAGTGTCTTGGAGAGAGGATCCGGATCCACAGAAGCCCCAAAAGCTATAACAGCCAGGTGGGCGTTCCCCTGTCGGTGTGGGGTGTTGATGCCCGTCATGAGCTGGCCCTGATTGAAGCTGGAATATCGCGGCCCGGCGAGATGGAAAAACTGCAGCAGATCATCCAGCCCGATACCGGGATCTTTACTAATCTGGGCACTGCCCATCAGGAAAATTTCAACAGCCTGGAGGAGAAACTCAAAGAGAAGCTGAAACTGTTCCAGGGATGCAAAAAGGTAATCTGCAGGTCAGATGTCACGATTGCTTCCCGCTCACTTCTCTCCTATATGGAAGAACTTGAAACAGAAATAGTGGATTGGAGCCTCGGGGGGGAGGCCAGATACATCTATACCTTAACCGGCCAGACACCTGCGCAGACCAGGGTTCACCTTAAACATGAGGATGAGGAGACGGATTTCATCCTGCCATTCGCGGATGATGCCTCCGTGGAAAATGCCTTGCACGTGCTCTCCTACTGCCTGGAGCGTGGATTACCCAGGGAGTATATGAGGGCCAGGATGGCTATTCTTGAACCGGTTTCCATGAGATTGGAAATCCTTCAGGGAACCGGGGGGAGCATGCTGATTAATGATACCTATAACTCCGATACGGGTGGCGTTGCTGCGGCTCTTGATCTGATGGGGCAGCAGGATACAAATCAGGGTCGGATTGTAATTCTTTCCGATCTGCTTCAAAGCGGAATGGAGGATAAAGTACTCTACTCCGAAATAGCTTCTCTGCTCAGAAGCAAAGAGCTGGATCAGTTTATCGGAATTGGCCCTGCGCTGACAGGCCAGAGAGCATTGTTCCCTGCAACCTCCCTTTTTTATCCCGATACCGAAGAGTTCCTGGCACAAATGGACCGGGCCCGGTTTAATGGGAGGACTGTACTGATCAAGGGATCCAGGAGCTATGCTTTCGAAAGGATAACCCGGGAACTTCAACTAAAGACACACCAGACAAGGCTTGAAACGGATCTGAATGCCATGGTACACAACCTGAATCACTTCCGCTCACTCTTAAGCCGGGGGGTGCAAACCATGGTCATGGTTAAGGCCCTCACTTATGGCAGCGGGAATATTGAAATTGCCAGGCTATTGCAATATCACCAGGTCGATTATCTGGCAGTTGCATTTATTGATGAAGGAGTTGAGTTGCGAAAGGCCGGAATCCACCTGCCCATCATGGTATTGAATCCGGATCCCTCCGGCTTTGGATACATGCTCGATTATCATCTGGAGCCGGAGATTTATAACCTGAGGGGAGTGCAGGCACTACATAAAATATTGCACAACCGGGGAATCATTGGTTTCCCGGTTCATGTGAAGCTGGATACAGGTATGCACCGTCTGGGTTTTGGTGAGGAGGACCTTGGCCAGCTGCTTCCCTGGCTGCAGGAGCCAGAGATAGAGGTATCCACTGTATTCAGTCACCTGGCAGCATCAGGCGATCCGGACCATGATCGCTTTACGGAGGAGCAGATAAATCGCTTTAACAGGATGAGTTCTCTATTGTTAAAAGAAACAGGAGGGTCTTTCAGGCGGCATATTCTGAATTCTTCCGGGATAGAACGCTTCCCCGATGCTCAGTATGATATGGTGCGACTGGGGATTGGACTGCATGGGATAGGACAAGACTCAGGCCTGAAGGCGGTCAGCTCATTTAAAACTACCATTTCACAGCTCAGATCGGTTCAGGCAGGTGAAACAGTGGGCTATTCCCGTAGCGGACTTTTGAAAATGCCGGGCCTCATTGCGACAATACCCGTTGGATATGCAGATGGATTTCACCGTTCTCTGGGCAATGGAGCCGGAAGTGTATATGTGAATGGTCACCTTGCGCCTACCATCGGAGATATCTGTATGGACATGGCCATGATTGATGTGACCGGATTGGATGTATCTGAGGGGGATACTGTCGAAATGTTTGGGAAACACCAGTCTGTCACTCTGCTGGCCAAACAGGCCGGCACGATACCATACGAAATACTGAGCTCCGTTCCCGAACGGGTAAAGAGGGTCTATTTACAGGAGTAA
- a CDS encoding thymidine kinase has translation MFLENKAGSSRGQGWIEVITGSMFSGKTEELIRRLRRARFARQKVEIFKPRIEVRYSLEEVVSHDENAIHSTPVDSSANILLLASGVEVVGIDEAQFFDDGLIGVCNQMADSGIRVIIAGLDMDFKGVPFGPMPGLIAVAEYVTKVHAICVRCGNLANYTHRLSEDDKLIVLGETDIYEPLCRVCFAKEKAGR, from the coding sequence ATGTTTCTTGAAAATAAAGCCGGAAGCTCCAGAGGACAGGGATGGATCGAGGTTATCACCGGATCTATGTTTTCCGGAAAAACAGAGGAGCTGATCCGACGACTCCGGAGGGCCAGATTTGCCAGGCAGAAGGTGGAGATATTTAAGCCCCGGATTGAGGTAAGATATTCGCTTGAAGAGGTAGTTTCACATGACGAGAATGCCATTCATAGCACACCGGTGGACTCCTCTGCCAATATTCTTCTTCTGGCAAGTGGGGTAGAGGTAGTTGGTATTGACGAGGCCCAGTTTTTTGACGATGGCTTGATTGGAGTTTGTAATCAAATGGCAGATAGCGGAATACGAGTGATTATTGCTGGATTGGATATGGATTTTAAGGGAGTGCCCTTCGGACCAATGCCCGGCCTGATTGCCGTTGCTGAATATGTGACCAAGGTGCATGCTATTTGTGTCAGATGTGGTAATCTTGCAAATTACACACACAGGCTCTCAGAGGATGATAAGCTGATCGTTCTGGGTGAAACAGATATTTACGAACCTCTTTGCAGGGTTTGCTTTGCAAAGGAGAAAGCTGGAAGATAG
- the rsmI gene encoding 16S rRNA (cytidine(1402)-2'-O)-methyltransferase yields MSKLYLVPTPIGNLGDITLRAIDVLKEVDLILAEDTRKSGILLRHFQISKPLHSHHKFNEHRTIESLVQRILGGTSIALITDAGTPGISDPGFLLVRACIEQEIQVESLPGPTAFVPALVNSGLPCERFVFEGFLPQKKGRQKRLVELSLEGRTLVLYESPYRLLKTLSQMAEYFGSDRKGSVSRELTKVHEETVRGTLKELTQYFSTGTVKGEIVIVVEGAGKQ; encoded by the coding sequence ATGTCCAAGCTCTACCTGGTTCCCACGCCCATTGGAAATCTGGGAGACATTACCCTCAGGGCCATTGACGTATTGAAGGAGGTAGATCTTATACTGGCCGAGGATACAAGGAAATCAGGGATTTTATTAAGACACTTTCAGATCAGTAAGCCGCTTCATTCCCATCATAAGTTTAACGAACACCGCACCATTGAATCCCTGGTCCAGCGCATCCTGGGTGGCACTTCCATCGCCCTGATTACGGATGCCGGTACACCCGGCATATCGGATCCGGGATTCCTGCTTGTAAGGGCATGCATAGAGCAGGAAATTCAGGTTGAGTCCCTCCCTGGTCCAACCGCCTTTGTTCCAGCCCTTGTGAATTCAGGACTTCCCTGTGAAAGATTTGTTTTCGAAGGCTTTCTTCCACAAAAAAAAGGCCGTCAGAAACGACTTGTTGAACTCTCTCTTGAAGGCCGTACCCTGGTACTCTATGAGTCGCCTTACAGGTTGCTCAAGACCCTTAGCCAGATGGCTGAATATTTTGGTTCGGACAGAAAAGGATCGGTCTCCAGGGAACTGACAAAAGTTCACGAGGAGACCGTAAGGGGTACCCTGAAGGAGCTGACACAATACTTCAGTACCGGAACCGTTAAGGGTGAAATCGTTATTGTGGTTGAAGGAGCAGGTAAGCAGTAA